ACCACTCTGGTCGTGCTGGATGTCTAACCTGGGTCCGTGATCCGGATCAGGGACAGTGTCTGATGGGTAGTTTAACTGGGGCGGTTGCCTCCTAAAGAGTAACGGAGGCGCCCAAAGGTTCCCTCAGCCTGGTTGGCAATCAGGTGTTGAGTGTAAGTGCACAAGGGAGCTTGACTGTGAGACCGACGGGTCGAGCAGGGACGAAAGTCGGGACTAGTGATCCGGCAGTGGCTTGTGGAAGCGCTGTCGCTCAACGGATAAAAGGTACCCCGGGGATAACAGGCTGATCTTCCCCAAGAGTCCATATCGACGGGATGGTTTGGCACCTCGATGTCGGCTCGTCGCATCCTGGGGCTGGAGTCGGTCCCAAGGGTTGGGCTGTTCGCCCATTAAAGCGGTACGCGAGCTGGGTTTAGAACGTCGTGAGACAGTTCGGTCCCTATCCGCTGTGCGCGTAGGAATATTGAGAAGGGCTGTCCCTAGTACGAGAGGACCGGGACGGACGAACCTCTGGTGTGCCAGTTGTTCTGCCAAGGGCATGGCTGGTTGGCTACGTTCGGAAAGGATAACCGCTGAAAGCATCTAAGCGGGAAGCCTGCTTCGAGATGAGTATTCCCACCAACTTGATTGGTTAAGGCTCCCAGTAGACGACTGGGTTGATAGGCCAGATGTGGAAGCCTGGTAACGGGTGGAGCTGACTGGTACTAATAGGCCGAGGGCTTGTCCTCAGTTGCTCGCGTCCACTGTGTTAGTTCTGAAATAACGAACGGCCGTGTTGTTCCGGTGTTTGTTTGTTTCATAGTGTTTCGGTGGTCATTGCGTTAGGGAAACGCCCGGTTACATTCCGAACCCGGAAGCTAAGCCTTTCAGCGCCGATGGTACTGCAGGGGGGACCCTGTGGGAGAGTAGGACGCCGCCGAACTCCTTTTACGGGAAAGCCCCGTGCCCTTGTGGCACGGGGCTTTTCTGCGTTTGCCCCCAAATATTGTTTGTGCAAGTCGGGCCGGGAAGGGCAGGATCGGCGGATGGAACATGTGATTCGAGCTGTACGCGCCGTTGAATGGCCCCTGGTCAAGGAGTTGCGGCTGGCCGCGCTGCAGGATCCGGCGGCGCCGTTGGCCTTTCTGGAGACGTATGCGCAGGGTGCGGCCTGCTCCGACGAGTTCTGGCAGGACCGGGCGCTCGGTGGCTCCGAGGACGGGGGCGGCGACGTGCGGCAGTTCGTCGCTGTGGCGCCTGATGGGCGTTGGGACGGAAGCGTCACCGTGCTGATCGAGCGGCCGGATGCGGAGGCACGGTTCGGGGAGGGGGCCGATGTCCATCAGGCGCATGTCGTCGGCGTGTTCGTACGCCCCGAGGCGCGGGGCAAGGGCCTTGCCGAGGCGTTGTTCCAGGCCGGGACGGACTGGGCGTGGTCGTTGGGGGAGCCGCGGATCGAGCGGGTGCGGCTGTATGTGCACGAGGACAACGCGCGGGCTGCGGCGCTGTATCGGCGGATCGGGTTTGTGGCCACGGGACAGACGGTGCCTGTGCCCAGCGACCCGTCCGCTCGGGAGCTGGAGTACGCGGTCGAGCGGACGGCGTAGGCGCGGGTCGGCGGCCG
This sequence is a window from Streptomyces sp. NBC_01217. Protein-coding genes within it:
- a CDS encoding GNAT family N-acetyltransferase, with the protein product MEHVIRAVRAVEWPLVKELRLAALQDPAAPLAFLETYAQGAACSDEFWQDRALGGSEDGGGDVRQFVAVAPDGRWDGSVTVLIERPDAEARFGEGADVHQAHVVGVFVRPEARGKGLAEALFQAGTDWAWSLGEPRIERVRLYVHEDNARAAALYRRIGFVATGQTVPVPSDPSARELEYAVERTA